Part of the Nerophis ophidion isolate RoL-2023_Sa linkage group LG11, RoL_Noph_v1.0, whole genome shotgun sequence genome is shown below.
AAAGATAAACAAAGGTAATGTTTGCTTACTGGGCTTTAGATGTGGACACAGTGCAGTATCatactccacagtctccactttgctgcagttGCCCACAATCTCCACGtggctatttttttttaccgGACACTTAATATACTGATGCGTTCAATGTGGAGAAGTTTTCGCAGTTTGCTTTGTAAAAGTGGAAAACCAACTACCCCGTGGTGAAGTAGAGCTAGTAGTACTGAGCAGGTGAGAAGTGGCATTTAGTTTGTCGTGAGGGTGCAAATGGAGAATGCAGATGGTGATGTAGCAAACTGGAAGATCACATATTTTTCTGGCGAACAAGACTGGAGCAAAAAATTCAATCTGGCAGGCTACTTTACGCCAAAAGCAGGTTGAGGTCGCATTCTGTCTGATGCAGATGCATAATAAGGCAATGGTTTGCTGGCACGTCAGCCATGTTTAAAAATGCAGTGCTGCTTTGTTGCTGTGCAGCTTTAAAGTGGCCCAGGATTGATGCAGTGGACTTGCCTGCTCTTGTTCATATTCCAATCTAAATCCGTACAATATAGACCAATGCACCGCACAGCGCCTACAGTATGTAAAGGTATACATGTGTTCTGAAGTTGTAAAAGTCAAGTACCAAAGGTACAAAAGGGTTTCAATGACATGCTTGTTTTGACACTTGCTATGCACATATCAGGATACAGTACATCACTGGCCGTGTCTCGGTTCCCTTTATCATAGAAATGCTGCATAACAGCGAGGTTTGACGACACCTGAATATTGCCGTTGCACAATCTCTTTAGTATAGTTGTATAAGGAATGTGTGTATGTGCGACCACTGCCGCACACATATTGCAAACGCATCAAATATCAAACTCACGCAACGCTGGTGCAGCAAACAACACAGCTTTGATTTTACAACATGAGGACAAAAAGTGGTTTACATTCAAACCCGACCCCATGTGCTCTGTGTGCCCaaaacacaccaacacacacactcgCTGCGGTGTGAAAGCTTGAGCGATAGTAAAGATTCGACAGATGTGTGACGCGTCAAAGAGCTCTGGTATGATTATTACCAAATTAATATTGGCAAATATTAATTTGAAGTGGTCGTTTTTCCCCTCTTAATTGTACTTGTGACGTAACTACTACCCAAAAAAACTGACGACCCGCCTTCTCCACATGGGCATCTGTTCTGACATGCTAATAGGAATCTTAGCAACACACGCTCCACATTCACACTGCATTCATTTTTGCTTTCAGCATTGATTGCACTGATTGCACTGAGTGTGCGACCTCTCACTGCACTCGGCATCCGACAAATGGCAGAAATAAAATGGTGGTCCTGTGTCAACTCTGCAATGTTATTATAGTAGTCTCAGTAGAGAGAACACAACAGGGCGCGAACACAATGCCAATAAATTTCGTTTTTTAGCCCCCCTGGCTCCCCAGACAGTCTACGGTTTGTTCAAGCATCTTTCTCTGCCGCTGCTTGAGTGGCCCTCTATGCTGATTTTTACCTCCTGAGGGATGATGGAGGGCAGAGTTGACGGAGGCTCCCCCTCTGCTCTCTCAGTCTGGTCCCGCTCTGGAGCGGACCATCTTCTCTTTCGAACAGAGGTTCTTTCTGGATCTCTGCACTGGATTTTGGACGGTGTGGCCATATCTATTTTCACATCTGCAATTCCAGAGATTCCTTCCACTGATCTCGGATTTAGTCCCATTTGGGTTGGTCCCCCTCGTCCTGGCGCAGGTGCAGATGTCTGCACTCTCTCTACACCAGAGGCCTTCATAAGAAGACCGGTGTTACTGGTTGCAGTGTTTGGCCTCTGATTCATGAGCTCTGTGTTGTTGCAGGGGTCCGACATTCGGGCCGTCTTCAGCCTGGCCCCCAAAGCTTCGGTGTCTTGTAGCGAACCATTTCTCAGCCGGCGAAGTGTCAGAGATACGCAGACGTCCCCCACGCACAGCTTAGCACAGGACAGCTCAAATAGCTGAGTGGTCCGGTCAGGACAACAGGAGGACCAGCCCTGACCAAATACAAAGAAGGGATATTCCACCAGAACCTCCACACACACCTACAGAAACACATTAGTGGACGGTTAGCCTTCTGCAAAAATGTGGATGTAACTGGCAGTTTTCTACAAGATATAGTAAATCGTGTCATGATGCAATGGATATTTTAGAAATTCCGGGCAGGTGAAAGTTGCCCCAGCCGATACAAAAGATGCTGCTGTGCTGAGAAATTTTTGTAACCTTTTCTTAAAGAATAGTGACCCTAAATTATAAGGTATTGACCCCAAAATAAGACAAAATGTGTtatccattaaaaaaaagtattgaaaaggaGTGCTTTCTTATATTCAAGGTGTGGagatgtatttgtgaaccttaaTTTTCGACACACGATTGACATTTTATAGCTACAGTACCTATCAAATTGTGGCACCAAACAAGTGTTTTTGACACACACCAGAAAAAATGGTGCCTCAAAGGGTCAATATGGTAATTATGTTTTGTCTATTTTGTCTTTACAGTAGTATTATTATATGACTGTATGCCTTGtcctttattattatattttagctCTTAAAAAGAACACGAGCTTAATATATCTTACTTTATTTGCACAGCAGAAAGCTCATCAGCTAAAGTGATGAGCCAGCCTGCATATTAAAAATAGCTGCACTGataaattttttgaattttatcaTCTCCAAGAAACAATATACCAAAGGTGCTGGCTCTCTATTAATATGTTATGAGTTTTCCGCCATTTTTATTCTACTGCTGGGAACacgaaaaaacattttatagcaTGGCTTTTGATATGGATAGTATTGATTTGCCATACAAGAAGAATGAATCATGTTTATCTCACCTGGGCTTTGAGCTCCCCAACAGAAAACTGTATGACCACAGCGTTGGGAGTCTGGCCACAATCGATACGCTCAACGGTACTGGAGTCGATCTTCAGTTCACTGCTGATCTCCGCGCTTTGAATGAAGTCCTCGGTTTTGAGATCCTCCACACGCTTCAGCTCCCCATCGGCGAGCTGAATGATGGAACCTCTCATGAAGAATGGCGGTAGGGCCACGGGGGAGGAAGGAGAGGAGATGGTGGGAGAAGCTTGGATGGAAGTGGAGACTGGAGCATTGCCAGAAACAGGGATTGGAGCTGGGACTGGAGAGGGAGCTGTCACCACTGCAGGGGCTGGGTTTGAGGGCAAGGTAGGGTGTGCTGGGGCTACAGCGCGGGGTACTTGATTTCCATCTGTGCCAATTGGCTCACATTTGGACAGGGCTGTGGCGAGATAGGCATGAGGCATGGCAGTGGATATCTGGGGTGTTGTGGTAGCAGTCAGGGAGCTAACAGCACGGCTCACCTCTGTTTCTGTGCCATTGTTGGCGCTGCTGACTGGGATGAGCAAGGACTGACCACTAGGAATGACCAAGTGCTGAGGCAGTGCTGTGTGATAACTAACTGCATGCTGGTTGGCACTGGTGAAATAGCCGATGATTGGAGCTTGTGTGGAGGAATAAAGACTGACAGGTATTTCTTCAGCGGGAAGAGTGGCCTGCATGACTGCATGGGGGGCGATAGTTTTCACCACCTCTGACGATGAGAGGGAGGAGAAAGAAGAAGATCTAGACATCGGTTTCCCCAAACAGATGCTGCCCTTCTCGGTCTGAAGTAAGGAAATCTTATTGGTGCTCTGTTCCTGATCAGCTCCATGGTTTGGCTGGGCTACAAGTACCAATGAGGTCTGGAGTCCGGATGGGTTCTGGCCATACTCTGCAGGCACAAGAATGTGTCTAGCCTCATAACTCTGGACTTGATGATGATTTACCATTTGAGTAGGAGCTTTAATCTGTTTGACGACTTCAAGCTCGCCATTCAGCATACCCTTGGCATGCACCTCTGGTTTCTTTCCCACAAAACCATCTGAATACTGAACCAGCAGCTGCGAGGGAGCAAGGGTGAGTGTTTGAGGGAGGACAGCAGAGTGAGGGTGGAGCTGGAGGTGGGCTCCAGGTGATGAGATGGCGGTTCCACTGACGGTCAGAGGTGTTCTGTTATCGAGATGTATGTACTGGTTGGTTATTTGTGGAGAGTTTGAAAGGGTAACAGGGGCAAGCTCTGTTGGAGGGACGCCAATTTGGAACTGCTGCTCTCCTTTGGTGTTAGGTGATATCAGGGCGGTGGTGTAACCATCCAGCTGGGAGCGCTGTCCCACGGAGCTGGTATTTGCAGGGACCACATGAGAAGATATGTAGCCAGCGTAGGGCCCAGAACTGATGAACTGAACATTAGGTCCGAGCTGTGCAAACTGGATGGTTCCCGTGTGCTGAGGAATGGTTGTCGAGTAGACTGCAGGTAGGGAGCCAAGCGTCACTGCAGACAGGGGAGTACATGACGTTGGGATGGAAGGGGGAGGAGAAGAGGAGGAAGTGGAAGAGTTGGGACGTCTTGGACTCTCTGTGTCTCTGGACCTGCACCGTTCACTGGCTACATTTGCCAGCCATGCAAGGTTCTCAGTGTGAGGAGTGGGATCAGGATGGACCACAGGAGGAGTTGCAGCAGCTACTACCACTGGCCTCTGCTCCAGTGCCAGGATCTCTCGCTTTTTAGGTGGCAGGCATCCATTACTCCGCTCCTGATTGGATTTCATTGTGCCTGATATGTTTTGAATGTCCTTGTTGACACTTCCACGGTCTCTCTTTCTGagtgttattttttttcccctttgctAGGATGGTCACTAGCATACAGCTCCAGGTCTCAATCCAGAGAAGATGCAGCCACTCCAGCTCATAAATTGAGCTCCATAAACTTCATGTGGTATCATCTCTGATGGATCTTCCACAATGTTGGTGGAAATCTGACAACAGAGAGACAACTTGGGTAAGCacatttgtttttagtttttttttcattagcttTGCTTGGTTAGCGCAAAACACAGTTTATCTTTACTAAACATGCTAAATGTAAGAATTAGTGAAGATCTGAATGAATGCAAAACATTTTGTCAAGCTGTAGTAGGCTAAGATTAAGAGttcattttgtatctcctttgcctaaaggagccatatgtaataatttcatgtcaagccATCATTAAAtggaaaatgcctttttttttatgtcaaaagacattaataaatcatgttcttttcaatACCTCTATAGCTAATAACAGTAGCTCAGCCAGgttatgctcatttcaaaattagatttacagcccagGTTGCCAGTTATGCACCGCCCTCTTCGTCTAGCCActaccactggtaaagttactaaatatgtcagaccttagtaaatctaaaaggcctcgTTACGATTCTAAACTTATCCATGAcgaagccaggaacaaaacgaagATTTGTATCGGAGATGCTTGAAAGacggagacgattgaaggcggagaaaaaaaaatcaatgttataatgaattattttcaaggctccaatgacttcaaaaatgtcactttaaaatgttttatgtggaaaaaatattgcatatattgtgtggttgcccatataaaaacatcaaagttttctttaaaacaaacaaaatagttcaaacgtaaaatcgacagacatatctgaagttgatcttgtaataagtgttgaaagtaaaaaaaaaactaataaaaatgtatcactttatgagtgcggcaccttttggatcccaatcaTATTTACACTGTGATTTCTCAacattaataatgaattaaaatctatggtgccctgcattattgatcttttatgatttagggctatataagtaaacattgattgattgattgattgattgattatggctCTATTTACTAAAAACtgaatatttcagttttactataaagaaaaccaagttgtctttgacaaaaaaggcataaaaccttttttttttcttttcctttttttttttacagcacatcAACCTGAAGTTTTATTAGcagtaatgactgagaccctttatggtccccggaagccctaaaggtaaaaagataaatacaaaaaatccatatattttgttatggtttgaaaatgaaaaatatcaaaatggcccacgCTTGTTTTAATTTTTCCATATGTGGCCCTCaggggaaaagtttggacacccctggtgcagcctataggccagtggttctcaaccttttttcagtgatgtaccccctgtgtacatttttttaattcaagtaccccctaatcagagcaaagcatttttggttgaaaaaagagatgaagtaggaaaatacagcactatgtcatcagtttctgatttattaaatggtataacagtgcaaaatattgctcatttgtagtggtctttcttcaactatttggggaaaaatagatataaaaataactaaaaacttgttgaaaaataaacaagtgattcagttataaataaagatttctacacagagaagtaatcatcaacttaaagtgccctctttggggattgtaatagagatccatctggattcatgaacttaattctaaacatttcctcacaaaaaataaatctttaacatcaatatttatggcacatgtccacaaaaaaaatctagctgtcaacaatgaatattgcattgttgtattttttgttcacagtttatgaacttacattcatattttgttaaagtattattcaataaatatatttcaaaagtgtttttgaattgttgctatttttagaatattttaaaaaaatctcacataccccttggcataccttcaagtacccccaggggtacgcgtaccatttgagaaccactgctataggcataccttggtaaaatatgtcctctttagttttgggtgTATATTAGGCTGCTAAGCctgctctacttattttcaccagtataaccattgctagcgttggttgtagtttttttggtctttgttttctgatagtactgacaataaccatttGATTCCCATTTGTTGTAATATTGAATGCAGGCATGACGTACTTCTTCCTAAAAATAGtgtaatttctgtgtaaaatgtgttggttaaagatttgttattgacaaaacgcttgttAGCTGAACTTCATACTTCCAATGGAAGTTTgtagttccttggagtagcccagtctatggagctggattcggctgcgtatctggcaacctcagtcagggagagagggaggggactacagaattttgaccgtgactGCAGTTCCATTTCTgaccacattattacatatggctgcTTTAACTTTTTTTGGTTTTAGTTCTGTTTTATATTGTATTGGAAAATTCCAAATATGCAACATTATTTCATTTGCACTTTTATTGAAAATACAACTTTGAAGTGTTATGTGTGTGCTAGTTAATAAAATCATGTGTTTGCTCAAATAGTTCAAAATTCACTGTTACATGTTTGTCATGGTGTTGTGCCCATTTTCGTcactaggtggtatgactacttccACTTGATAGATGTTTTGCAGGGGGAAGCTAGTATGTACATACTTCCTTGAGAGgggtatttatttttatcatacCAATTTATAGCTATAATTGATGACATTTTCCATGACTATATTGAGAAAGGGGTATAGCGTAGGTTTCCTGGACAACAGTTGGTGGTAATGTGTCTACGTGCAAAGAATGTACAGTATAGCAAGCAGGCCAGACTGGAAGGACACAAATACAGAGTAACAGTCTCAGAACAGtttcgtttttctttttttcctaacTCAACACTTCAAGACCTTGAGTTGAGTGAGGGCAACTGCAAATATAACTTTCACCTCCAGTGAAAGATTCTGGGTAAGGGAGTGCTTTCAGGACAAGAGTAGGGTCATTCTACAAGATGTAACAATTAGATCGCTTTTGTTACATTAAACCGGTTTGTATTGATGGATACATAAGAGATGTATAAGGTCACTTAAAATATGTGCATGTGCATGATGTGTCCTCAATGTATTTGTTTGTGTAAGCTAACTCTTCTATTCTTGAACCGCTGCAGACAAAAGGGTGAAAATTTGGCAGGATATGCACCCTGACTGTGCTACTAGTTgtcatatgttttttgtttttttatttcacaaaTAAACAATACGATGGTTGCTGTAAAAACCAAACATTAGGTTGGCTTGACTAGAAATGTCTACACATCTCAAAGCACTCTACAAAACACCCATTGTATCTGGTGTAGGggtgtacggtatactggtattggtatagtaccgcgatactaatgaatcacattCGGTAATatgccgcctctaaaaagtactggtccccCACTCAGTGGCCAagtagttagagtgtccaccctgagatctgtaggtcgtgagttcaaacccaggctgagtcataccaaagactataaaaatgggacccattacctccctgcttggcactcagcatcaagggttggaattggggttcaatcaccaaaattatttccaggcgtggcaccgctgctgcccaccgctCCCCCCAACTccctgggggtgatcaaggggatgagtcaaatgcagaggacaaatttccccacacttagtgtgagtgtgacaatcattggtactttaactttaacatcccATCGCCGTCACgtcgtgtagacagaaaagggagaacggacgcattttggcttaaagacTAACGAtacaggtgaagttataacactgaaacgccctcaggaagaggtgctttaacacacggctagctagctagcggctacaGTCCagctgcagtcggcagtgttttagctacttctaaatcactaatcctcatctccatggtgacaaataaagtacgtttcttaaaaGTATCATCCACGCAGGACGTggtatagctaaacatgcttcactacacactgtagctcacccgCGTCACTGATAATGACgccgttcctgaatgtaaacaaacgccactggtggagctacacctaacatccactgtaatgataccaagtacaggagcgtatctagttatactagattacattgatattttttagcatcacaaaatcgtttttttttttttttaaatttataataTGGTTATAAACTCAGGgaatatgttcctggacacataaggactttgaatatgaccaatgtatgatcctgtaatgacttggtatcggattgatacctacatttgtggtatcatccaaaactaatgtaaagcatccaaacaacaaaagaataagtgattattacattttaacagaagtgtagatagaacatgttaaaatagatattaacagtaatttCAGGCTTGTCCGTGACAGTTTTGGTCTGTGTCTTAGTTTTACCTCTGCATtagtctttagttcctgtcagcactcttattttggttctgtttcctgtttgtctccctgagtgttgtgtaaccctcagctgtggctgattggcacctggccacacctgggatcaatcagccagccactatttaagacctgttttctcctccagtcagggctggattattgtcgtgtcaatgtcattttctacttgtcattcctgctGGTCGTGTGATTGCTGCGTAGCGGTAAgatatattcagttgatgtttgtagcttactgttttttgttccctgcttctgatttgtttgttcatagcccttagtttgttatatccgcccacgtgcatgctttttgtgtgtaccctttgtttgttctagttctagtattttaaatgaaACTATATTTTCCTGCacaatgcctccctccttctctgcatcttggggttcaacaacaaataactctgacaagtaaatgaacaagtagattaatacttcattttctaccacttgtccttaataattttgacaaaataatagaatggaaaatgacacaatacatTACTACATTTGCTTActttctactaaaagacaagttgtcttatatgttcactattttatttaaagacaaacttgcaataagaaacatatgtttaatgtaccctaagattttttgttaaaataaagccaaatatgcaatttttgtggtgccctttatttagaaaagtatcaaaatacatcttacctttaccaaaatattggtatagggaCAACACTAATCTGGTGTTTAAGCGAATCAGCGCTAAGGTACTGACAAGCACATGTCAGTAAAGTTTGAGCAAGATTGGTTGAAAAGCATGGCCTCCATCATGCCAAACATCAATCATCAGGGACATGACTTAGCAACTCATTGTCCAAAAGTCATTGACCGTTTGTCAAATGATTACACGACGTTGAGGATATCTCTATTACATGTATGCCAGCACTGCACATGTCATTCACAGTTCGGGCACCCCTTTAACACCTCGTTTTCACATGACTGTACAAAGTTGTTCTGTACGTGTAACTATGTCAACAAAGCCCATTCAGCACAGAGACACTGTCAATATTTGACTGCAGGGATAAATCAACATATCCTATAGCGGCATAAAGTAAACCTGTGCACACATAACCTTGTCGCAGTTGTTTACTAAGCAGCCTTGAACTCTTCATACGACAAGTGCACGTCATTGCACTTTCCTGCATGTTCTGTTCTTTCCTGCAGGGTTATTCATGTGTCACTGCACCAGGCACAACTGCTATACATTGCCAGAGGCAGAGTGGACATTGAGCGTAAGACACATACACATGTTTGTCTATTCGCACATCACTCTGACAATGTTACACATGAGCTTTAACAACTGTCCTACACAAAAAGATGAGTAGCACAAGCGACAGTTTGAAGTGCATGCAAAGCAGATACAGCTCCTGGATGCTGAATACTCATCATGACACAACTACTGTTTTGCCTTAATTTGGGTGTTCAATTAATTTGAATACATTGAATTTGTTGTgaggatgttgtgatgccaaaaaatatcgatttaatcatagtagtatcgactagacacttatgagggacaagtggtgaaaatggattattaatctacttgttcatttactggtaatatctgctgactttctcttttaacatgttctgtatacacttctgttcaaatgtgataatcacttattcttctgttgtttggatgctttacattagttttggatgataccacaaatttaggtatcaatccgataccaagtagttaaaggcctactaaaatgagattttcttattcaaacggggatagcaggtccattctatgtgtcgtacttgatcattttgcgatattgccatatttttgctgaaaggatttagtagagaacatccacaataaagtttgcaacttttggtgctgtcaaaaaagccctgcctctaccggaagtcgcagacgatgacgtcacaagtgtgggggctcctcacatattcacattgtttttaatgggagcctccaacaaaaagagctattcagaccgagaaaacgacaatgtccccattgatttgagcgaggatgaaagattcgtgttgaggatattgatagcgacggactagaaaaaaaaacaaaaacaaacaaaaaaacaagttaaaaaaaaaacgcgattgcattgggacggatttagatgtttttagacacatttactgggatagttctgggaaatcccttatctttctattgtgttgctagtgtttagtgagtttaaaagtacctgatagtcggaggtgtgtctccacgggtgtcttgacaccagtgtctcaggggagtcgacggcagctatggacggcacaagctcagcttttctccggtaagaagcgactttttaccacaattttctcaccgaaacctgctggttgacattccgtcgtgattcatgtttgcttgaccgcgctctgatccatagtaaagtttcacctccaggaattttaaacaaggaatcaccgtgtgtatgtgtggctaaaggctaaagtttcccaactccatctttctactttgacttctccaatattaattgaacaaattggaaatgattcagcaacacagatctccaaaatactgtgtaattatgcggttaaagcagacaacttttagcggtctgtgtgtgcagcgctcatatttcctaaaaacccatgacgtcttgcgtacacgtcatcattacacaacgttttcaaaacgaaactcccgggaattgaaaattgcaatttcgtaaactaaaaaggccgtattggcatgtgttgcaatgttaatatttcatcactgatatataaactatcagactgcgtggtgggtagtagtgggtttcagtaggcctttaaaggatcatacattggtcatattcaaagtcctcaggtgtccagggacatatttcctgactttataaacataatatacattttaaaaaaatgtagatGTAATCATAGGTTGTATCGACTATATAcgccctgtacttggtatcattacagtggatgtcaggtgtagatccaccaatggcgtttgtttacattgttacgttggtgagctacggtgtgtagtgaagcatgtttagctattccttgtcctgcagggatgacacttgtaagaaacactttatttgtcgccatagaggcgaggattagtgatttagatccactatggactggactctcacactgttatgctagatccactcgacgtccattgcaccggtcgcccaggggcggggtccccacatctgctgtacccttcaaggtttctcattgtcatcacattgagttgagtttttttcttgcctggtgtgggatctgagccgaggacgtTGTTGTGGCTtcggcagccctttgagacacttgt
Proteins encoded:
- the LOC133561987 gene encoding ataxin-1-like isoform X1, whose product is MKSNQERSNGCLPPKKREILALEQRPVVVAAATPPVVHPDPTPHTENLAWLANVASERCRSRDTESPRRPNSSTSSSSPPPSIPTSCTPLSAVTLGSLPAVYSTTIPQHTGTIQFAQLGPNVQFISSGPYAGYISSHVVPANTSSVGQRSQLDGYTTALISPNTKGEQQFQIGVPPTELAPVTLSNSPQITNQYIHLDNRTPLTVSGTAISSPGAHLQLHPHSAVLPQTLTLAPSQLLVQYSDGFVGKKPEVHAKGMLNGELEVVKQIKAPTQMVNHHQVQSYEARHILVPAEYGQNPSGLQTSLVLVAQPNHGADQEQSTNKISLLQTEKGSICLGKPMSRSSSFSSLSSSEVVKTIAPHAVMQATLPAEEIPVSLYSSTQAPIIGYFTSANQHAVSYHTALPQHLVIPSGQSLLIPVSSANNGTETEVSRAVSSLTATTTPQISTAMPHAYLATALSKCEPIGTDGNQVPRAVAPAHPTLPSNPAPAVVTAPSPVPAPIPVSGNAPVSTSIQASPTISSPSSPVALPPFFMRGSIIQLADGELKRVEDLKTEDFIQSAEISSELKIDSSTVERIDCGQTPNAVVIQFSVGELKAQVCVEVLVEYPFFVFGQGWSSCCPDRTTQLFELSCAKLCVGDVCVSLTLRRLRNGSLQDTEALGARLKTARMSDPCNNTELMNQRPNTATSNTGLLMKASGVERVQTSAPAPGRGGPTQMGLNPRSVEGISGIADVKIDMATPSKIQCRDPERTSVRKRRWSAPERDQTERAEGEPPSTLPSIIPQEVKISIEGHSSSGRERCLNKP
- the LOC133561987 gene encoding ataxin-1-like isoform X2, yielding MKSNQERSNGCLPPKKREILALEQRPVVVAAATPPVVHPDPTPHTENLAWLANVASERCRSRDTESPRRPNSSTSSSSPPPSIPTSCTPLSAVTLGSLPAVYSTTIPQHTGTIQFAQLGPNVQFISSGPYAGYISSHVVPANTSSVGQRSQLDGYTTALISPNTKGEQQFQIGVPPTELAPVTLSNSPQITNQYIHLDNRTPLTVSGTAISSPGAHLQLHPHSAVLPQTLTLAPSQLLVQYSDGFVGKKPEVHAKGMLNGELEVVKQIKAPTQMVNHHQVQSYEARHILVPAEYGQNPSGLQTSLVLVAQPNHGADQEQSTNKISLLQTEKGSICLGKPMSRSSSFSSLSSSEVVKTIAPHAVMQATLPAEEIPVSLYSSTQAPIIGYFTSANQHAVSYHTALPQHLVIPSGQSLLIPVSSANNGTETEVSRAVSSLTATTTPQISTAMPHAYLATALSKCEPIGTDGNQVPRAVAPAHPTLPSNPAPAVVTAPSPVPAPIPVSGNAPVSTSIQASPTISSPSSPVALPPFFMRGSIIQLADGELKRVEDLKTEDFIQSAEISSELKIDSSTVERIDCGQTPNAVVIQFSVGELKAQVCVEVLVEYPFFVFGQGWSSCCPDRTTQLFELSCAKLCVGDVCVSLTLRRLRNGSLQDTEALGARLKTARMSDPCNNTELMNQRPNTATSNTGLLMKASGVERVQTSAPAPGRGGPTQMGLNPRSVEGISGIADVKIDMATPSKIQCRDPERTSVRKRRWSAPERDQTERAEGEPPSTLPSIIPQESN